AGGTGTTTTTCGCCACGAATGACCCCTTCATGGGTGTCCTGGCCTCTCTGGCCACTTTCGCCGTCGGCTTTGTAGCGCGCCCATTCGGCGCTCTCGTGTTCGGGCATCTCGGCGACAAGGTTGGTCGCAAGAAGAGCCTCGTCATCACTCTGGTGCTGATGGGCAGCGCGACGACCGCCATCGGTCTCCTGCCAAGCTTCCACTCGATCGGCGTAACCGCGACCATTCTTCTCGTCATTCTTCGCTTGGCTCAGGGTGTCGCAGTAGGGGGCGAGTGGGGCGGTGCGGTTCTCATCGCTACCGAACACGCGCCGGAAAAGTGGCGGACCTTTCTCGCCGCGGCTCCGCAATATGGAAGCCCTGTCGGCCTGATCCTCTCCACCCTGGCGTTCCGAGCGGTTTCCTCGTTGCCGCAGGAAGACTTCGCAGCCTGGGGCTGGCGCATTCCCTTCATCCTCAGCGGTCTGCTTGTCATCGTTGCATTCATCATCCGTGCGGGTGTCAACGAAAGCCCCGAGATGGTCGCCCAACTTGAACGGGACCGCAGCTATGAGATGGTTCCGGTGCGAGAGGTGCTGAAAACCAAGAAGAAAGCCGTCGTACTCGGTGTCGGCCTGAGCCTGCTGGGAATCGCGGGTTTCTACTTCATCACCACCTTCATGATCAGTTACACTACAACCTACCTGAAGATTCCGAAGAGCCAGATCCTGGACGTGATCTCCTGGATCGGCGTGGTCCAGCTCTTCGCGACGGCAACCGGCTCTTACATCGCGAGCAAGATCGGCGAACGTTTGTTGCTTCTCATCGCAACGGGCGGCGCGGTCATTTGGTCGGTTCCGATGATGATGCTCGTGATCACCGGCAATATCTCGAACATTGCCGCTGGCGTGCTGGTCGCAACCTTCATGATCGGCATGTACTACGCGGTGATTGCCGCTTATCTGCCCCGCGCGTTCCCCGTACGCATGCGCTACACCGGCATTTCGCTTAGCTTCCAACTGTGCGGCGCGATATTCGGCGGTACTACCCCAATCGTCGGCGTCTGGCTGGCCCACACCTACGGGCTCCAATGGGGACCTTTGGCCGCGCTCTTCGCGGTAATCGCCGGCGGCGCATTCCTGTCGATCTATTTCCTCCCGATTGAGAAGGCCGAAACGGCGGTCGAAGTCGGTTCGGCGGCCGGACAGCCTAGCTACGCCGCAAATCGATAACCGGCAAAACCGGAGAGCCGCATCCGCCGAGAAGGCGGTGCCGCTCTCCGGAATTCCTACTCTCACGACAGGACTATCGAATGGCCTCGGTTCCACCGCTGAGAAGCCCCGCAGCGGGTGACGCTCTGTCTTCTCACTGGACACTTCTGCCGCTTCGTCAGGTTCAGGACGTTGTTGCGCATGTTTACGGCATTCGTGGCACCGTGACCCGACTTTCCAGCGAACGGGACGAGACGTTCAAATTCGTTGCCGAGGATGGCACCAACTACATTCTTAAAATCGCCAACCCATTCGAAGACGCAGCTGTGTTGTCCTTTCAGGATGGCGCACTGCTTCATCTGGAATCGGTCGGGTCGTCAGTTCCTGTCCCGAGACTGATCGCGACCGAAGACGGAAGGCGCAGTTACGATCTCAGGCTTCCGGAAGGTGGTAGCACTCGCACCGTTCGTCTGCTCAGTTATCTCGCGGGCGACCAACTTTCCCGATTGCCCCCCTCAGTGACGCGCAATCGCAATCTGGGTTCGGTTCTTGCCGCACTCGGAAAGGGGTTGGAGAGCTTTGAAGGCCGTCCTCCTGCCGGGAAGCTGCTCTGGGACATCAGCCACACCCTCGACCTCGACAATCTGATCCAACACGTCGGAGCCGAGCGGCGCAAACTGGTATCGGACGTTCTAGCCGAGTTTGCGCGAACCGTTCCTGGCGTCAGGTCGTCGCTCAAAACGCAGATCATTCACAACGACTTCAATCTGCACAACATTCTGGTCGATCCGGCAGAGCCGTTGGAGATCGCCGGGATCATCGATTTTGGCGACATGGTGTTCGCTCCGCGCGTCAACGACCTCGCGGTCGCGCTCGCTTATCATGTGAGCGACGACGATTGGCAGGGATTGATGGGCGCGATGCTCGGTGGCTATTGCGCTGAGACTGCATTGGAAGAGGCCGAGATTGCACTGCTCCCGGTGCTCATCAAGGCGCGGCTGGCCCTTACGATCATCATTCCGGAATACCGGGCTGCGAGCCGACCGGAGAACCGCGACTACATCATGCGCAATCATGGTGGCGCGCTGCTCGGTCTACAGCGCCTCTCCGCAATGTCCGAGTCGGAATTCTTCCGGTTCGTCGCGTCCAACTGCAAGAGGTAAAAACCATGGCGATGGTCAACGCATTCACCGCTGAAGATTTCGCGCGTCTGGATACCGAAGACCAGGCGCTCATTGCGCGCCGCGAGCGTGTGTTGGGTCCGGCCTATCGTCTATTCTATGAGCAGCCGCTGCATCTCGTGCGGGGCGAAGGCGTGTGGCTGTTCGACGCCAAAGGCAACCGCTATCTCGATGCCTATAATAATGTTGCATCGATGGGACATTGCCACCCGAAGGTCGTCGAGGCGATCGTCAAGCAGACCGGGATTCTCAATACTCACACGCGGTATCTACACGAATCGATCATCAACTACGCGGAAGCTCTAACCGCGACATTCCCGTCCGATCTCAGTCAAGTGATGTTCACCTGCACCGGGAGCGAAGCCAACGATCTGGCCGTCCGCATCGCGCGACATGCGACAGGCGCCAACGGTATCATCGCCACCAAGCTTGCCTACCACGGCCTGACCAGTGCGGTGGCGGAGTTCTCTCCGTCGCTTGGCGAATTCGTCGATCTCGGCACCCATGTGCGCACCGTCACGGCGCCGGATTCATACCGTATGGCTCCGGAAGAGATCGGAGAGCAGTTCCGGAAGGATGTGCAGGCGGCCATCGACGACCTCAAACGTCACGGCATCAAGCCCGCATTGCTGATCGTCGATACGATCTTCTCCAGTGACGGCGTGGTCGGTGGGCCGAAGGGGTTCCTCAAGCCGGCAGTGGACGCTATTCACGCAGCAGGTGGTCTGTTCATTGCCGACGAGGTGCAACCGGGATTCGGACGAACCGGAGACGCAATGTGGGGCTTCATGCGCCACGGCGTCGAGCCCGACATGGTCACGGTCGGCAAGCCGATGGGCAACGGGTACCCGATGGCGGGGGTGATCATGCGCCCGCAGGTCGTTGCCGAGTTCGGCGAGAAGGCGCGTTATTTCAATACATTCGGCGGCAATCCTGTCGCCGCAGCGGCGGGTATGGCCGTACTCGACGTTATCAAAGCCGATAACTTGCAGAACAATGCACGAGATGTCGGCGCCTTCATGCAGGATGAATTCCGGCAGCTCGCGGCGGAATTCGCGGTGATCGGCGATGTTCGCGGCGCCGGACTGTTCATCGGTGTCGAGATCGTCTCCGATGCAAAGTCGAAAACGCCCGACGCGGCGACGACGAGCCGCCTCGTCAATGGTCTGCGTGAACGGCGCATCCTGATCAGCGCGTCGGGCCCGGCCGCAAACGTACTGAAAATCCGACCGCCATTGGTTTTCTCGCGAGAGAACGCCGGGATGCTGGTAGCCGGCATGCGCGAGGTTCTGGAAACGCTCTGAACAAGACCTCGATCGGAATTCTCGGAAATCTGGAGCAATGCGGTGAGCAATAATCTGTCCAGTCTGCGCGTCAATCATGATCGCCTGTGGTCTTCTCTGATGGAGATGGCCAAGATCGGCGCTACAGCCAAAGGCGGATGCTGCCGCATTGCCTTCTCGAAAGAGGATGACGATTCGCGCGATCTCTTCGTCGCCTGGTGCGCTGACGCCGGTCTTGCCGTGGAACGCGATCGCTTCGGCAACATGTTCGCGACGAGGGCCGGGCAAGCCGATCTGGCGCCGATCGTGATCGGCAGTCATCTCGATACCCAGCCGACCGGCGGCCGCTTCGATGGCATTCTGGGCGTGCTGGCGGCGCTCGAGGCCGTGCGCACGTTGAACGATGCCGGGATTGCGACACGGCGTCCCATCGTGATCGTGAACTGGACCAATGAAGAGGGCGCTATTATCAGGCCGATGATCGGCTCAGAAGTCTTCACCGGCGCGTTGCCGCTGGATCGCGCGCTTGCTATGACCGACGATGCACAGACGCCGATCAGCGCGTTGCTGGCCGGTATGCGCAATGGTGCCGGTCCGAACGACGTCGGATTCCCAATTGAGAAATACATCGAGCTCCACATCGAACAGGGGCCGATCCTGGAGGACAACGGCGATCAGATCGGCGTAGTAACCGGCGGCATTGGATTCCGGCGCTACGTCATTGAGTTCGAGGGGCGCGAAGCGCATGCCGGGCCGACCCCGATGGAGAGCCGCAAGGACGCCGTGGTGGCAGCGGCTCGCGCGGTGTTGGTCGCAGACGACGTGGCACGCGGCATCGAGGGCGCCAGGTCCACGGTTGGTCAGTTGCGCACCCGATCCGGCTCGTCGAACACTGTGGCTGCCGACGTTGAGCTGTCGCTGGATCTGCGGCACGGCGAACTTGCGACGTTGAACGAGCTGGAGAAAACCATCTTCGCCGGATTGCAGTCGGCAGCGGCGGCACAAGGTGTGTCCGTGAAGTGGCGCGAAGTTGCCAATTCCCTGCCGGTTCCGTTCGACAAAGAGCTCATTGCAGCCGTGTCGGATGCCGCCGATAGATTGGGTTATCGCAAGGCTCGGCTCCAAAGCGGGGCAGGGCATGATGCCTGCAACATTGCACGCAAATATCCGGCCACGATGATCTTTGTGCCTTCGCGCGACGGTCTTAGCCACAACGAAGCCGAATACACTTCTCCCGAAGATTGCACTGCCGGTGCCAACGTTCTTTTGCATTCGGTTCTCGCATTCGCAGAACCGAATTGAGTGCGAAGACGCATCCGGCAGACGCCTAGCTGAAGAATACGAGGAGCAAACCCATGTCGCCCACGCAGACGCAAAGGCTTCAGATCATCGAGGCCGTCGATGCCCTGTTCGACGAACAGATCGAGTTCTTGAAGGACATCGTGCGAATTCCCTCACAGCGCGGTCTGGAGGAACAGGCGCAAATGTTCATGGCCGACGCCATGGCCGATTTGGGCCTGCAGGTGGACAAATGGGTCATCGATGTCGAGCGAATCAAGGATCATCCCGGCTTCTCGCCGGTGTCGATCTCCTATGAGAATTCCTGGAACGTTGTCGGTACGCACCAGCCGAGGAACGCCAGCGGTCGCTCGCTTGTCCTGAATGGTCATATCGACGTGGTCCCGACCGGTGCGGCAGAACGGTGGACGTACGGACCCTATGAGCCGGAAATCAAGGACGGCTGGATGTATGGCCGTGGCGCAGGCGATATGAAATCCGGCCTTTCGGCCAACCTATACGCCTTGAAGGCTCTACAAAGTATTGGGCTCCAGCCCGCCGCCAAAGTCTATGTGCAGTCCGTGGTGGAAGAGGAGTGCACAGGCAACGGCGCGCTCGATTGCGTGTTGCGCGGCTATGTAGCCGACGCAGGGTTCATTCCCGAGCCGCTTGAGCCGAAGCTGCTGCGCGGGCAGATAGGTCCGATCTGGATTCGTGTCGAAGTCTCGGGCGCGCCCGGTCATGCATCAGGCGACTTCGGTCTCGGCGCGGATGCAATCTACAACGCCATCCAGTTGATCCAGTCGCTTCGGGAACTGGAGGAGCGATGGAATGCGCGCAAGAAGGACTATCCGCCGTTCCAGAACCATCCTCATCCCATCAACTTCAATGTGGGGCGGATCCAGGGAGGCGAATGGACGTCCAGCGCACCATCTGCTTGCGCGTTCGAAGTGCGTGTGGCCGTCTTCCCCGGACAGTCGCCTGCCGAGATCTGCAAGGAATTCGAGGCATACATCGCCGACGTGTCGGCCCGCAATCCGTTCCTTGCCAAGAACCCACCACGCATCAGCTATCCAGGTTTTATGCAGGAGGGCTATCATCTGACCGATGCCGACCAGCAGGAAGCGATCTTGGGAAAGTGCCACGCGGAAGTCTGGGGCGACAAATTAGAAGAACATGCGTTCGCCGCCACCACGGATGCACGGCCTTTTGGGCTTTACGGAAACTGTCCGACGCTCGTCTACGGCCCGTATTGCCGCAATCCGCACGCTTTCGATGAATGCGTCGATCTGGAGTCGGTCCGCAAAGTCACGAAAACGCTGGCGCTCTTCATCGCCGATTGGTGCGGCGTCGAGGCGATGCGTTGAAGGAGGATGTGTTTCGGCGTGGAACAAGGGCTCTGACGCAATCTTGGTACAGCTCCGATTATTCCGCGCCGATTGGTCTCGCTCGAAGCAGATCGAGTTCGCCGCGGCCGTACATCTGACGTCTGACGAGCTTGAGGCGCTGATCTGACTTTCGGTCTGGCCATTAGACCAGGGCAAAGTGATTGCTACCCGGACCGCTGCTTCGTCCACTGGCGAGCGAGGCGACTAGACTAGCGCGGGCGCGCTCTATCCACGTCATGAGACCCACCTGTGTCTTGCGCCGGATCATCAGATGGGATTCGGCAATGATCTCGCGTGCCTTGACCAGGGTTGGCACGCCAGCCGCGATCGCCGCGATCGTCACGGTCTCTGCTTTCGTGAGCAAGTCCCGCCCGATTATCATTAGACGCGCGATCGTTCTGGTCGACGGAGATCGTTGCATCCCGCATGCTGACATCGAGCTGCGGCTTCGGCGCTCTCTGCAACTAATGGTGTCAAGGTGCGTCTCAAAGTTGATTCACGATTCGTTCGTTGAATGATTTTGCGGCGAGCCAGAAGGCCGCCGCGAAATCCGTTGTTCTCGTTCGTCCCCGCAGTGTCGAGTACCCACACTCTGTCTCTGGGTGCGACTGCGGTTGACGACTTTCGTGGTGATGAATGCGGCGATGATCACGGCAATGATGATGCCGGCGAGCCCTATGCCTTGGTCGACTGTCATTCGTTTATCTTTTCGCCAAACATTAAAGGTTGCGCAATCACTGTTTGAACCGAACATCGAGGAACGGCGGTTTACGCTTGTTAGATGCTGAGAGCCTTGAGTAGCGAAAGCCCTCGTGGTGACAGCTTAAAGGAGAAGCTTCCGTTAGCCGCTTGCTCTACGCATTTTAGATCGAGGAGGTAGAGGACGGAGGTTGCGGTGTCGTTCGAGTCAAGATGTTGTGCTTGAGCAAACGAATTCGGACTTGTGAAATTGCCAACGGCAGCCAGTCTTTGCAGTATAAGCGCGTCAAGAGGATTGAGCTGCTTCAGTACCGTTATGAACTCTATGCGGACGTTCTTTTGCGTCGTTGCATCCATCGCATTCGCGAGCAGCCGGGCCCATAATTCTTTCAGCTCGTCCCGAGTTTCGTCCTGGGCGGCTTCGAGGATATCGAGTGCAATGCGCGGCGGCGCGCCTCTTGGCTTTGGTGTATTTCGCTTTGCAAGTATCTCGTCGACTCGCTTGCTGTACCAGTCGAGAGATATGATTCGGACAAACCGAAGCGGGTCGGCTACCGTTATCCCAACAACATCGGCAATCGGATTGCCGAGCACACGATTGAGGAATTCAGCCGCACCTCTCGCCGCGTCGATCGCATTGTCAGCAGTCTTTGCTAGCTCTTGAGCGGCTTTCGCCGTCTCTTTGCCGAATGGTTCTGGCCCGTCAATCATTGTGCATGGTCCATTGAGAAGAGCCCGCCCTCTTGGAGGGCGGGCTCTTCATTATTATTGCTGTTGTGAAAGACACGCAAAGTCGTCCGCCGGAGTGCGCAGAAACCCAGTGTTTATTGGGGTTTTTAGAATCGTGTGATGATCGAAATGGCCAGTGGCGTCGACCAAGTTGGCCACTGAGGACGCGCTAATCTCGCAGCGGTAGCCGGCTTTAGAAGGAAATGCCACGGACCTGTCGACTTCGATTGATCGCGTGACGCAAAAAAGGAGCCCTTGCGGGCTCCTGATTCCGTTTCTTCAAGGCAGTTTGTGCCTAACGCAACCCTTGATACGGTGGCTGGCCCATTCGCACCATCGGATATGGATCGGCAGCGGAACCTAATACTCATCCACTACTAAGGGCGGCAGGCCGTCGCGAAACGCGACCCGCTTCTGACGCCCTGCTCCAGGAGGCGGGCCAACGTCCTCTTGGAACAATGCGGTTTCAGGTTGATCGCGATCGCTTGGTCTCAGCCCTGGTCATTCCGTGGCACGGATGCTGTGTCATCTGGGAACCCTTCTTCCTGTTTATGGGAGTAACCTGCCGGGGTGGCCATCACTTCTGGACGATGGCTACGGTCGAGCGGATGTCCTCGACGCGCTTGCGAAGGTCGGCCGCAGCCTCGCGGTATTGACCCCGGCGATATTTCACACCCGTTGCCTCGGTGGCAGCACGCAGCATATTGGTCGGCGTATAGGACGTGTTGGCCTTGATGCCGGTTTTTGCGTACAAGTCCAGCGCGCTGGCAATCACGGTAAGCCTGTACATTTCGATGCCACTTCCTTCGAATACAGTGGCGCCGCTCGATGTCGTGGTAATGCGGTCAGTCATGGATATTCCTCGACTACGCTGAACTGAATGATGATGAACATCCGCTTGCGATCGGACGTTGCTGCGAGGCCTAAGTATTC
The window above is part of the Bradyrhizobium sp. PSBB068 genome. Proteins encoded here:
- a CDS encoding DUF4393 domain-containing protein, with the protein product MIDGPEPFGKETAKAAQELAKTADNAIDAARGAAEFLNRVLGNPIADVVGITVADPLRFVRIISLDWYSKRVDEILAKRNTPKPRGAPPRIALDILEAAQDETRDELKELWARLLANAMDATTQKNVRIEFITVLKQLNPLDALILQRLAAVGNFTSPNSFAQAQHLDSNDTATSVLYLLDLKCVEQAANGSFSFKLSPRGLSLLKALSI
- a CDS encoding MHS family MFS transporter; this translates as MAQPQPIRAALAAFLGTAIEWYDYYIYGTAAALVFGEVFFATNDPFMGVLASLATFAVGFVARPFGALVFGHLGDKVGRKKSLVITLVLMGSATTAIGLLPSFHSIGVTATILLVILRLAQGVAVGGEWGGAVLIATEHAPEKWRTFLAAAPQYGSPVGLILSTLAFRAVSSLPQEDFAAWGWRIPFILSGLLVIVAFIIRAGVNESPEMVAQLERDRSYEMVPVREVLKTKKKAVVLGVGLSLLGIAGFYFITTFMISYTTTYLKIPKSQILDVISWIGVVQLFATATGSYIASKIGERLLLLIATGGAVIWSVPMMMLVITGNISNIAAGVLVATFMIGMYYAVIAAYLPRAFPVRMRYTGISLSFQLCGAIFGGTTPIVGVWLAHTYGLQWGPLAALFAVIAGGAFLSIYFLPIEKAETAVEVGSAAGQPSYAANR
- a CDS encoding phosphotransferase, coding for MASVPPLRSPAAGDALSSHWTLLPLRQVQDVVAHVYGIRGTVTRLSSERDETFKFVAEDGTNYILKIANPFEDAAVLSFQDGALLHLESVGSSVPVPRLIATEDGRRSYDLRLPEGGSTRTVRLLSYLAGDQLSRLPPSVTRNRNLGSVLAALGKGLESFEGRPPAGKLLWDISHTLDLDNLIQHVGAERRKLVSDVLAEFARTVPGVRSSLKTQIIHNDFNLHNILVDPAEPLEIAGIIDFGDMVFAPRVNDLAVALAYHVSDDDWQGLMGAMLGGYCAETALEEAEIALLPVLIKARLALTIIIPEYRAASRPENRDYIMRNHGGALLGLQRLSAMSESEFFRFVASNCKR
- a CDS encoding aspartate aminotransferase family protein, coding for MAMVNAFTAEDFARLDTEDQALIARRERVLGPAYRLFYEQPLHLVRGEGVWLFDAKGNRYLDAYNNVASMGHCHPKVVEAIVKQTGILNTHTRYLHESIINYAEALTATFPSDLSQVMFTCTGSEANDLAVRIARHATGANGIIATKLAYHGLTSAVAEFSPSLGEFVDLGTHVRTVTAPDSYRMAPEEIGEQFRKDVQAAIDDLKRHGIKPALLIVDTIFSSDGVVGGPKGFLKPAVDAIHAAGGLFIADEVQPGFGRTGDAMWGFMRHGVEPDMVTVGKPMGNGYPMAGVIMRPQVVAEFGEKARYFNTFGGNPVAAAAGMAVLDVIKADNLQNNARDVGAFMQDEFRQLAAEFAVIGDVRGAGLFIGVEIVSDAKSKTPDAATTSRLVNGLRERRILISASGPAANVLKIRPPLVFSRENAGMLVAGMREVLETL
- a CDS encoding Zn-dependent hydrolase, with the protein product MSNNLSSLRVNHDRLWSSLMEMAKIGATAKGGCCRIAFSKEDDDSRDLFVAWCADAGLAVERDRFGNMFATRAGQADLAPIVIGSHLDTQPTGGRFDGILGVLAALEAVRTLNDAGIATRRPIVIVNWTNEEGAIIRPMIGSEVFTGALPLDRALAMTDDAQTPISALLAGMRNGAGPNDVGFPIEKYIELHIEQGPILEDNGDQIGVVTGGIGFRRYVIEFEGREAHAGPTPMESRKDAVVAAARAVLVADDVARGIEGARSTVGQLRTRSGSSNTVAADVELSLDLRHGELATLNELEKTIFAGLQSAAAAQGVSVKWREVANSLPVPFDKELIAAVSDAADRLGYRKARLQSGAGHDACNIARKYPATMIFVPSRDGLSHNEAEYTSPEDCTAGANVLLHSVLAFAEPN
- a CDS encoding ArgE/DapE family deacylase gives rise to the protein MSPTQTQRLQIIEAVDALFDEQIEFLKDIVRIPSQRGLEEQAQMFMADAMADLGLQVDKWVIDVERIKDHPGFSPVSISYENSWNVVGTHQPRNASGRSLVLNGHIDVVPTGAAERWTYGPYEPEIKDGWMYGRGAGDMKSGLSANLYALKALQSIGLQPAAKVYVQSVVEEECTGNGALDCVLRGYVADAGFIPEPLEPKLLRGQIGPIWIRVEVSGAPGHASGDFGLGADAIYNAIQLIQSLRELEERWNARKKDYPPFQNHPHPINFNVGRIQGGEWTSSAPSACAFEVRVAVFPGQSPAEICKEFEAYIADVSARNPFLAKNPPRISYPGFMQEGYHLTDADQQEAILGKCHAEVWGDKLEEHAFAATTDARPFGLYGNCPTLVYGPYCRNPHAFDECVDLESVRKVTKTLALFIADWCGVEAMR